From Apium graveolens cultivar Ventura chromosome 9, ASM990537v1, whole genome shotgun sequence, the proteins below share one genomic window:
- the LOC141682564 gene encoding uncharacterized protein LOC141682564 isoform X2, whose amino-acid sequence MYYELICCSVMKEEISSPLSAQILEFCESELFPETLQNSEVASSSNCCYEEHSSYTTSVPFNAPELNKISDSIANNVANKTFNSAPPPITTDNNANTSNLSIIFDSADDFDNDISASIDFSSSPTTLSVPQYTNCQQEKFDISLLQNQIGVPDNAVEAVLSQYANGPVVPQLMGPPFPALNEDECLSSMPSYMRMHPSSPTCSFLDPGTNFYLPSNLNGTLSTESSGIFTGNLFLGTNLQSQESEYQGDNGGIFSTEPPLRVYNSNLQALSNESQHLVNCGANSNPMPSEITSLDDSTFKVGKLSVEERKEKIHRYMKKRNERNFSKKIKYACRKTLADSRPRVRGRFAKNDEFGDLTRTTSSTHEEDTDNDIRSIHVCTIHINTDIQVDNLSLFFCSNNFKINYFNCSIS is encoded by the exons ATGTATTATGAATTGATTTGTTGTTCTGTTATGAAGGAAGAGATTTCGAGCCCTCTAAGTGCTCAAATTCTGGAGTTTTGTGAATCTGAATTGTTTCCGGAAACATTACAAAACTCTGAAGTTGCTTCAAGTTCAAACTGCTGCTACGAAGAGCACTCTTCGTATACAACCAGTGTTCCTTTTAATGCTCCAGAACTTAACAAAATTTCAGATAGCATAGCTAACAATGTCGCAAACAAAACATTTAATAGTGCACCTCCACCAATAACCACAGATAACAATGCCAACACTAGCAATCTCTCGATAATCTTTGATTCAGCTGACGATTTTGACAACGACATCTCTGCTTCCATAGACTTTTCTTCCTCTCCTACTACACTTTCTGTTCCTCAATACACAAATTGTCAGCAGGAAAAATTTGATATCTCTTTGTTGCAAAATCAGATAGGAGTTCCTGATAATGCTGTTGAAGCAGTGCTCTCCCAGTACGCGAATGGTCCTGTTGTGCCTCAGCTTATGGGACCACCATTCCCTGCACTCAATGAAGATGAATGCTTATCTTCAATGCCATCTTACATGAGGATGCATCCTTCATCACCAACGTGCTCATTTCTTGATCCGGGAACAAATTTTTATCTACCAAGTAATTTAAATGGTACTCTTTCCACCGAAAGTTCAGGGATTTTCACAGGAAATCTGTTTCTTGGAACCAATCTCCAGTCTCAAGAATCGGAGTATCAAGGAGATAATGGTGGCATTTTCTCTACAGAACCTCCGTTACGTGTGTATAACAGCAATCTTCAG GCACTTAGCAACGAGAGCCAACATCTTGTCAATTGCGGTGCAAATTCTAATCCTATGCCTTCTGAGATCACAAGCTTGGACGATTCTACCTTCAAAGTTGGAAAACTCTCAgttgaagaaagaaaagaaaagattcaTCGATACATGAAGAAAAGGAACGAGAGGAATTTCAGCAAGAAAATCAAG TATGCTTGTCGAAAGACACTGGCAGACAGCCGGCCTCGTGTCAGAGGAAGGTTTGCGAAGAATGATGAGTTTGGAGATCTCACCAGAACTACTTCTAGCACACATGAAGAAGACACAGATAATGATATCAGATCAATTCATGTATGTACCATCCACATAAATACTGATATACAAGTTGACAATCTTTCACTTTTTTTTTGCagcaataattttaaaattaattatttcaATTGTTCGATTTCATAA
- the LOC141682564 gene encoding uncharacterized protein LOC141682564 isoform X5, which produces MLQDVVNHSEQGLLPIEEISSPLSAQILEFCESELFPETLQNSEVASSSNCCYEEHSSYTTSVPFNAPELNKISDSIANNVANKTFNSAPPPITTDNNANTSNLSIIFDSADDFDNDISASIDFSSSPTTLSVPQYTNCQQEKFDISLLQNQIGVPDNAVEAVLSQYANGPVVPQLMGPPFPALNEDECLSSMPSYMRMHPSSPTCSFLDPGTNFYLPSNLNGTLSTESSGIFTGNLFLGTNLQSQESEYQGDNGGIFSTEPPLRVYNSNLQALSNESQHLVNCGANSNPMPSEITSLDDSTFKVGKLSVEERKEKIHRYMKKRNERNFSKKIKYACRKTLADSRPRVRGRFAKNDEFGDLTRTTSSTHEEDTDNDIRSIHS; this is translated from the exons GAAGAGATTTCGAGCCCTCTAAGTGCTCAAATTCTGGAGTTTTGTGAATCTGAATTGTTTCCGGAAACATTACAAAACTCTGAAGTTGCTTCAAGTTCAAACTGCTGCTACGAAGAGCACTCTTCGTATACAACCAGTGTTCCTTTTAATGCTCCAGAACTTAACAAAATTTCAGATAGCATAGCTAACAATGTCGCAAACAAAACATTTAATAGTGCACCTCCACCAATAACCACAGATAACAATGCCAACACTAGCAATCTCTCGATAATCTTTGATTCAGCTGACGATTTTGACAACGACATCTCTGCTTCCATAGACTTTTCTTCCTCTCCTACTACACTTTCTGTTCCTCAATACACAAATTGTCAGCAGGAAAAATTTGATATCTCTTTGTTGCAAAATCAGATAGGAGTTCCTGATAATGCTGTTGAAGCAGTGCTCTCCCAGTACGCGAATGGTCCTGTTGTGCCTCAGCTTATGGGACCACCATTCCCTGCACTCAATGAAGATGAATGCTTATCTTCAATGCCATCTTACATGAGGATGCATCCTTCATCACCAACGTGCTCATTTCTTGATCCGGGAACAAATTTTTATCTACCAAGTAATTTAAATGGTACTCTTTCCACCGAAAGTTCAGGGATTTTCACAGGAAATCTGTTTCTTGGAACCAATCTCCAGTCTCAAGAATCGGAGTATCAAGGAGATAATGGTGGCATTTTCTCTACAGAACCTCCGTTACGTGTGTATAACAGCAATCTTCAG GCACTTAGCAACGAGAGCCAACATCTTGTCAATTGCGGTGCAAATTCTAATCCTATGCCTTCTGAGATCACAAGCTTGGACGATTCTACCTTCAAAGTTGGAAAACTCTCAgttgaagaaagaaaagaaaagattcaTCGATACATGAAGAAAAGGAACGAGAGGAATTTCAGCAAGAAAATCAAG TATGCTTGTCGAAAGACACTGGCAGACAGCCGGCCTCGTGTCAGAGGAAGGTTTGCGAAGAATGATGAGTTTGGAGATCTCACCAGAACTACTTCTAGCACACATGAAGAAGACACAGATAATGATATCAGATCAATTCAT AGTTAA
- the LOC141682564 gene encoding uncharacterized protein LOC141682564 isoform X4, whose protein sequence is MLQDVVNHSEQGLLPIEEISSPLSAQILEFCESELFPETLQNSEVASSSNCCYEEHSSYTTSVPFNAPELNKISDSIANNVANKTFNSAPPPITTDNNANTSNLSIIFDSADDFDNDISASIDFSSSPTTLSVPQYTNCQQEKFDISLLQNQIGVPDNAVEAVLSQYANGPVVPQLMGPPFPALNEDECLSSMPSYMRMHPSSPTCSFLDPGTNFYLPSNLNGTLSTESSGIFTGNLFLGTNLQSQESEYQGDNGGIFSTEPPLRVYNSNLQALSNESQHLVNCGANSNPMPSEITSLDDSTFKVGKLSVEERKEKIHRYMKKRNERNFSKKIKYACRKTLADSRPRVRGRFAKNDEFGDLTRTTSSTHEEDTDNDIRSIHVLQKLVRW, encoded by the exons GAAGAGATTTCGAGCCCTCTAAGTGCTCAAATTCTGGAGTTTTGTGAATCTGAATTGTTTCCGGAAACATTACAAAACTCTGAAGTTGCTTCAAGTTCAAACTGCTGCTACGAAGAGCACTCTTCGTATACAACCAGTGTTCCTTTTAATGCTCCAGAACTTAACAAAATTTCAGATAGCATAGCTAACAATGTCGCAAACAAAACATTTAATAGTGCACCTCCACCAATAACCACAGATAACAATGCCAACACTAGCAATCTCTCGATAATCTTTGATTCAGCTGACGATTTTGACAACGACATCTCTGCTTCCATAGACTTTTCTTCCTCTCCTACTACACTTTCTGTTCCTCAATACACAAATTGTCAGCAGGAAAAATTTGATATCTCTTTGTTGCAAAATCAGATAGGAGTTCCTGATAATGCTGTTGAAGCAGTGCTCTCCCAGTACGCGAATGGTCCTGTTGTGCCTCAGCTTATGGGACCACCATTCCCTGCACTCAATGAAGATGAATGCTTATCTTCAATGCCATCTTACATGAGGATGCATCCTTCATCACCAACGTGCTCATTTCTTGATCCGGGAACAAATTTTTATCTACCAAGTAATTTAAATGGTACTCTTTCCACCGAAAGTTCAGGGATTTTCACAGGAAATCTGTTTCTTGGAACCAATCTCCAGTCTCAAGAATCGGAGTATCAAGGAGATAATGGTGGCATTTTCTCTACAGAACCTCCGTTACGTGTGTATAACAGCAATCTTCAG GCACTTAGCAACGAGAGCCAACATCTTGTCAATTGCGGTGCAAATTCTAATCCTATGCCTTCTGAGATCACAAGCTTGGACGATTCTACCTTCAAAGTTGGAAAACTCTCAgttgaagaaagaaaagaaaagattcaTCGATACATGAAGAAAAGGAACGAGAGGAATTTCAGCAAGAAAATCAAG TATGCTTGTCGAAAGACACTGGCAGACAGCCGGCCTCGTGTCAGAGGAAGGTTTGCGAAGAATGATGAGTTTGGAGATCTCACCAGAACTACTTCTAGCACACATGAAGAAGACACAGATAATGATATCAGATCAATTCAT GTGTTGCAGAAGTTGGTTCGATGGTAA
- the LOC141682564 gene encoding uncharacterized protein LOC141682564 isoform X3 — MLQDVVNHSEQGLLPIEEISSPLSAQILEFCESELFPETLQNSEVASSSNCCYEEHSSYTTSVPFNAPELNKISDSIANNVANKTFNSAPPPITTDNNANTSNLSIIFDSADDFDNDISASIDFSSSPTTLSVPQYTNCQQEKFDISLLQNQIGVPDNAVEAVLSQYANGPVVPQLMGPPFPALNEDECLSSMPSYMRMHPSSPTCSFLDPGTNFYLPSNLNGTLSTESSGIFTGNLFLGTNLQSQESEYQGDNGGIFSTEPPLRVYNSNLQALSNESQHLVNCGANSNPMPSEITSLDDSTFKVGKLSVEERKEKIHRYMKKRNERNFSKKIKYACRKTLADSRPRVRGRFAKNDEFGDLTRTTSSTHEEDTDNDIRSIHVVVKEEDNMIES, encoded by the exons GAAGAGATTTCGAGCCCTCTAAGTGCTCAAATTCTGGAGTTTTGTGAATCTGAATTGTTTCCGGAAACATTACAAAACTCTGAAGTTGCTTCAAGTTCAAACTGCTGCTACGAAGAGCACTCTTCGTATACAACCAGTGTTCCTTTTAATGCTCCAGAACTTAACAAAATTTCAGATAGCATAGCTAACAATGTCGCAAACAAAACATTTAATAGTGCACCTCCACCAATAACCACAGATAACAATGCCAACACTAGCAATCTCTCGATAATCTTTGATTCAGCTGACGATTTTGACAACGACATCTCTGCTTCCATAGACTTTTCTTCCTCTCCTACTACACTTTCTGTTCCTCAATACACAAATTGTCAGCAGGAAAAATTTGATATCTCTTTGTTGCAAAATCAGATAGGAGTTCCTGATAATGCTGTTGAAGCAGTGCTCTCCCAGTACGCGAATGGTCCTGTTGTGCCTCAGCTTATGGGACCACCATTCCCTGCACTCAATGAAGATGAATGCTTATCTTCAATGCCATCTTACATGAGGATGCATCCTTCATCACCAACGTGCTCATTTCTTGATCCGGGAACAAATTTTTATCTACCAAGTAATTTAAATGGTACTCTTTCCACCGAAAGTTCAGGGATTTTCACAGGAAATCTGTTTCTTGGAACCAATCTCCAGTCTCAAGAATCGGAGTATCAAGGAGATAATGGTGGCATTTTCTCTACAGAACCTCCGTTACGTGTGTATAACAGCAATCTTCAG GCACTTAGCAACGAGAGCCAACATCTTGTCAATTGCGGTGCAAATTCTAATCCTATGCCTTCTGAGATCACAAGCTTGGACGATTCTACCTTCAAAGTTGGAAAACTCTCAgttgaagaaagaaaagaaaagattcaTCGATACATGAAGAAAAGGAACGAGAGGAATTTCAGCAAGAAAATCAAG TATGCTTGTCGAAAGACACTGGCAGACAGCCGGCCTCGTGTCAGAGGAAGGTTTGCGAAGAATGATGAGTTTGGAGATCTCACCAGAACTACTTCTAGCACACATGAAGAAGACACAGATAATGATATCAGATCAATTCAT GTTGTTGTGAAAGAAGAAGATAACATGATCGAGTCTtga
- the LOC141682564 gene encoding uncharacterized protein LOC141682564 isoform X1 yields the protein MLQDVVNHSEQGLLPIEEISSPLSAQILEFCESELFPETLQNSEVASSSNCCYEEHSSYTTSVPFNAPELNKISDSIANNVANKTFNSAPPPITTDNNANTSNLSIIFDSADDFDNDISASIDFSSSPTTLSVPQYTNCQQEKFDISLLQNQIGVPDNAVEAVLSQYANGPVVPQLMGPPFPALNEDECLSSMPSYMRMHPSSPTCSFLDPGTNFYLPSNLNGTLSTESSGIFTGNLFLGTNLQSQESEYQGDNGGIFSTEPPLRVYNSNLQALSNESQHLVNCGANSNPMPSEITSLDDSTFKVGKLSVEERKEKIHRYMKKRNERNFSKKIKYACRKTLADSRPRVRGRFAKNDEFGDLTRTTSSTHEEDTDNDIRSIHVCTIHINTDIQVDNLSLFFCSNNFKINYFNCSIS from the exons GAAGAGATTTCGAGCCCTCTAAGTGCTCAAATTCTGGAGTTTTGTGAATCTGAATTGTTTCCGGAAACATTACAAAACTCTGAAGTTGCTTCAAGTTCAAACTGCTGCTACGAAGAGCACTCTTCGTATACAACCAGTGTTCCTTTTAATGCTCCAGAACTTAACAAAATTTCAGATAGCATAGCTAACAATGTCGCAAACAAAACATTTAATAGTGCACCTCCACCAATAACCACAGATAACAATGCCAACACTAGCAATCTCTCGATAATCTTTGATTCAGCTGACGATTTTGACAACGACATCTCTGCTTCCATAGACTTTTCTTCCTCTCCTACTACACTTTCTGTTCCTCAATACACAAATTGTCAGCAGGAAAAATTTGATATCTCTTTGTTGCAAAATCAGATAGGAGTTCCTGATAATGCTGTTGAAGCAGTGCTCTCCCAGTACGCGAATGGTCCTGTTGTGCCTCAGCTTATGGGACCACCATTCCCTGCACTCAATGAAGATGAATGCTTATCTTCAATGCCATCTTACATGAGGATGCATCCTTCATCACCAACGTGCTCATTTCTTGATCCGGGAACAAATTTTTATCTACCAAGTAATTTAAATGGTACTCTTTCCACCGAAAGTTCAGGGATTTTCACAGGAAATCTGTTTCTTGGAACCAATCTCCAGTCTCAAGAATCGGAGTATCAAGGAGATAATGGTGGCATTTTCTCTACAGAACCTCCGTTACGTGTGTATAACAGCAATCTTCAG GCACTTAGCAACGAGAGCCAACATCTTGTCAATTGCGGTGCAAATTCTAATCCTATGCCTTCTGAGATCACAAGCTTGGACGATTCTACCTTCAAAGTTGGAAAACTCTCAgttgaagaaagaaaagaaaagattcaTCGATACATGAAGAAAAGGAACGAGAGGAATTTCAGCAAGAAAATCAAG TATGCTTGTCGAAAGACACTGGCAGACAGCCGGCCTCGTGTCAGAGGAAGGTTTGCGAAGAATGATGAGTTTGGAGATCTCACCAGAACTACTTCTAGCACACATGAAGAAGACACAGATAATGATATCAGATCAATTCATGTATGTACCATCCACATAAATACTGATATACAAGTTGACAATCTTTCACTTTTTTTTTGCagcaataattttaaaattaattatttcaATTGTTCGATTTCATAA
- the LOC141687522 gene encoding uncharacterized protein LOC141687522, producing the protein MSRARSKIRRRDQPSGAAPPVCATPSASFSAKWGDEEHDLFVRLCYDQVVKGNKPNTTLNKEGWNAVYQQFVAHSGKDPVWDLRKLKNHWDAMREDYKNFRKLKSGKTGLGWNVLTKASDEWWKEKIKVARQWKLCSRVELKLWTCGRLQKVMHTKKDTWLRIKDQALDIILQIFIGVMAANMYYEILKKNIIIFILLVEWLLSEHSGCGKIDFLF; encoded by the exons ATGTCAAGGGCACGATCGAAGATACGGCGACGAGATCAACCATCAGGTGCGGCTCCTCCCGTATGTGCGACTCCTTCTGCATCATTTTCTGCCAAGTGGGGAGATGAAGAACACGATTTATTTGTGAGGCTATGCTACGATCAGGTTGTTAAAGGCAACAAGCCTAACACCACTTTGAACAAAGAAGGTTGGAACGCTGTGTATCAGCAATTTGTTGCTCATTCAGGAAAGGATCCCGTTTGGGATTTAAGAAAACTAAAGAATCATTGGGATGCGATGAGAGAAGATTACAAAAATTTTAGGAAATTGAAGTCTGGGAAAACTGGTTTGGGATGGAACGTGTTGACAAAAGCGTCTGATGAATGGTGGAAGGAGAAAATTAAG GTTGCTAGGCAGTGGAAATTATGTAGTCGAGTAGAATTGAAGTTGTGGACTTGTGGTAGACTGCAGAAG GTTATGCACACAAAAAAGGATACATGGCTCCGTATAAAGGATCAAGCATTAGATATCATCTTGCAGATTTTCATCGGGGTGATGGCAGCGAACATGTACTACGAAATCCTAAAGAAAAATATAATCATCTTCATTCTTCTTGTAGAATGGTTATTGAGCGAACATTCGGGGTGTGGAAAGATAGATTTtctattttag